CCACTTCGACGAGCAGGCTGCGGATCACCGACAGCGTGAGCGGCAACTGCAGCACGAAGCGCATGCCCGCGCCCGGCTCGTTGAAGATCCGCACCGCGCCGCGCACGCCGCGCACCATCTCCTGCACCGCGTCGAGCCCGACGCCGCGGCCCGACACGTCGGTCACCGCATCGCGCATCGAGAAGCCCGGCAGCAGCAGGAATTCGAGCAATTCGGGATCGGACAGCCGCGCGGCCGTCTCGTCGTCGGTCAGGCGCTGGCGCACGACGGCCGCGCGCAGCGCGTCCATGTCGACGCCCGGGCCGTCGTCGATCACGCTGACCAGCAGCGAGCCGGCGCTGTGACGCGCCTCCAGCGTCACGCTCGCCTCGGCCGGCTTGCCGCGCGCACGCCGTGCGTCCGGCGAATCGACGCCGTGATCGATCGCGTTGCGCAGCAGGTGGCCGAGCGGCGCGTCGAGCAGGTCGAGGATGTCGCGATCGACCTGCGTGCCCTCGCCGACGATCGAGAAACGCACCTGCTTGCCGAGCGAGCGCGCGAGATCGCGGACGATGCGCGGGTACGCACGCGTCGCGTCGCCGAACGGTCGCATCCGGCACTGCAGCGCCTCGTCGTAAAGCTGCTCGGCGATATGCGTGCTGCGCCGCTCGAAGCGGTCGAACTCGTCCATACGCTCGGCGAGCGAACGCTGCAGGTCGTTGAGCATGTGCCGCACTTCGTTCATCGACGCGAGCATGCCCGCGTCGAGATCGTCGGCGAATTGTTCGTACATCAAATCGAGCGAGCGGGCCGCGTCGCGCTGGGCACGCTTCACGCGCAGCATCGATTCGGCGAACGGCTTGAGCCAGCGCGATTCGACCAGCGATTCGCCGGACAGGCTCAGCAGCCGGTTCAGCGTATCCGCACGCACGCGGCGCATCGCGCCGGCGCCGGCCACGCGGCCGGCCTGGGCCGGATCGGGCACCCCGCCCGATACAGCCAGCGGCGGCACCGCGGCGCTGGCCCCGACGGGCTCGTTCGCGGCGCCTTCGTGCTCGCGATACGGCACGACCGACGGCGGCATCGGCGGCGGGACGGCGGACGGCGCCTGCATCGTCTGCGCGCCGTCGGCGCCGGTCAGCGCCGCCGCGAACACGTCGATCTCCGTCGGCGTCACGGGTTGCCCCTGCGGATCGCCGACGCGCACCAGCAGATCGACGCCCGCCAGCAGCACGTCGACGTGCGTGGCCGTCAGCGCGATCGTGCCGGCCTGCGCGGCGACGAAGCACTCTTCCATCCGCCCCGCAATATCGACGCCGAGCGGCACGCCGACGATGCGCGCGGCGCCCTTCAGCGAATGCGCGGCGCGCATGCATGCCTCGAGCGCAACGGAATCGGGCTCGCCCGATTCGAGCGCGAGCAGCCGCTCGGACAGCGCCTGGGTCTGCGTGCGCGTCTCCTCGCGATACAGCTCGAGCAGCGACAGGTGGCTCAGGTCGTCATCGCCGCTCATCGCATACTCCGTGTGACTGCGTCGAACAGGCGGTCGTCGTCGAGCAGGCCCACCGACTTGCCGCGCCACGACAGCACGCCGCGCGACAGGCCGGCGCTCGCGCGCCCGACCGTCGCCGGCACGGGCACCCAGTCGGATGGGCCAAAGCGCAGCACGCCTTCGACTTCGTCGACCGGAAACACGACCGGCTCGCCCTGGTGCGCGGCCACCAGCAGCCGCGTGAAGCGGCCATCGTCACCGCCGCTGCCGCCCTTGCCCGCATCGAGGCCGAGCAGCGCGCCGATCGAGATCGCGATGCGCAGCGTGCCGCGGATGTTGACCACGCCGCGCACGGCCGAATTGCGGCGATGCGGCAGCGAATGGATCGGCCGCGTGCCGGCGATCTCGCGCAGCACGCCGATCGGCAGCGCAAGCCATTCGTCGGCCACGCGGAACGCCAGCGCCGCGTGGTGCGTATCGGCATCGGCGTCGTGCACGTGCGGCGCACCGGTCGCGCTCATCCGGCGCGTGGTGTCGGCCATCTCGGCGCCATCGAGCGGACGCTCGAGCAGCTTCGCCGCGTGATATGCATACACGGAGCAGTTCAGGCAGCGCAGGCAGTCGTTCAGCCGCTCGCAGGTGCGGTCGCCACGCGTGCCGATCCGGTTCCAGCAGTCGTCGACGTCGATCGTCGTCTCGTCAATGGCAGCGGCGGCGCGGTTCATGAAGTCCTCTGGTCATCGCGGTGTCGGTTCCCAACCCGTAGTCTTGTCAGCCGGCCGAGCGCCGTGCGCGCTCGAGCAGCCATTGCGCGCCCGCACGATCGCCGCCGACGTCGAGCAGCGTCGCGAGATGGGTCAGCGCTTCGTGGTGCGTGGGCCGCAGGTACAGCGCCTTCCGGTAGAAGTCGCCGGCTTCCGTGGCGCGTCCGCGCGCATCCGCGATCAGCCCGTTCAGGTAGAACGCATCGGCATGCGGCCCGACGCGCGCCGAGAACTGCGCGAGCACGCGCTCGGCCTCGTCGAACGCGCCGGCATTCGCCAGCGCCTGCGCATCTTCCAGCGTCGGCGCGGCGCTTTCGGCGACCGGTGCGAGCGACGACGCCGGTTCGGCCATCGCCACCGGCAGGTCAGCCCGTGCGTCGAACGCCGCCGTGTGCATGGCCGGCGGCGGCGCCGCCGCGAACGGCTGACCCGCATCGCCGAGCCAGGCCGGCGGTACGACCGCCAGCACCGGGCGCGTTGCCGCGAGCGGCGCGACCGTGAAGCGCTCCGCGCGCCGGTACGGCGCGGCCGCCGACAGCGGTGCCGCCGGCCGGGCCGCGAATACGTCGGCCGCCGCACCGGCGGGTTCGCGATGAAACGCGAATGCCAGCGGCACGCGGGCCGAGCGCATCCCGTGCCGCATCGCGACGCCCGTTTCGGCCGGCCCGACGAACAGCATGCCGTCGTCGGCCAGACGCTCGTCGAGCGAGCGGATCACGCGATCCTGCGCGTCGCGATCGAAGTAGATCAGCACGTTGCGGCAGAACACGAAATCGTAGCGAATGCCGGTATCCACGGCCGGTTCGACGAGGTTCGCCTGACTGAACTGCACGCACGCGCGCACGCGCTCGTCGAGCAGCCAGCCGTCGCGGGTCGGCGTGAAGTGCCGCGCGCGAAACTCCGTCGCGGTGCCCCGGAACGCATTGCGCCCGTAGCAGCCGAGCCGCGCCTGCTCGATCGCTCGCGCGCTGAGGTCGATCGCGTCGATCGTGAAGCTGGCCGGGTCGAGCCCCGCGTCGAGCAGCGCCATCGCCGCCGAATACGGCTCTTCGCCGGTCGAGCACGGCGCGCTCAGCACGCGGATCACCCGACCGGGCAGCGCGGCGAGCCGTTCGGTCGCGAACCGCGCGAGCGTCGCGAAGGCCTCGCGGTCGCGGAAGAACCAGGTCTCGGGCACGACGAACAGCTCGATCAGCGCCCGCCTTTCATCGGCCGACGCATTGAGCTGCTGCCAGTAGGCATCGAGCGCGTCCTGCGTCACGGGCGGCCGCGCCGCCGACGGCAGGCGCTCGCCGTCCGCCTGCAGCGCGTGCACGCGTTCCGTCAGCGCACGGGTCAGGAAATCGTTACCGAGCGAATCGGGGTCGATGCCGGTCTCGCGCAGCAGCCAGCCGCGAAATCGCGATTCGGACTCTTTCATGCTGACTCTCCCCCGTGGCCCGGCAGGCCGTCGAACAGATACAGGCGCGCGACGTCGTCGATCAGGTCGGACACCGATACCTGCTGCACGACGCCGTCGGGCGTATTCGCGACCGGCCCGAGCCAGCGCGTGCGCGCGGTCGAGATGCCGCTCGACCGAAACGCCGCGCGGTCGATCCGCATCGTCTGCGTCGCACGCTCGACGATCAGCCCGATCGTGCGCTCGCCGCCCGCTTCGTCCGCGCGGTAGCGGACCATCACGAGCCGCGTCGAGCGCAACGCATGCGCGCGGCGCCCGAGCGCCAGCATCGGCACGTCGATCACCGGCACCGGCTGGCCGCCGCGCATCAGCAGCCCGGCGATCCATTCGGGTGCGCCGGGCACGGCCTTCGTGACCGCGAGCGGCAGCACCTCGTCGATGCCGGCTGCGTCGAGCGCATAGCGCTCGCCATCGAGCTCGAACATCAGGAACAGCGCGTGGGCGCCGTTCTGCGGGTCGGCGCGCGTCACGCGTCGACCTTGAAGCGCGACACGCTGGTGCGCAACTGGTTCGCGACGAGCGTCAGGTCGTCGATCGCCTGCGACGACTGGCGCAGCGACTCGGCCGTCTGCTGCGCGGCCTCCGACAGCTGCGACAGCGCCTGCGTGATCTGCTCGGCGCCGTTCGCCTGCGTCTGCATCCCTTCATTGACCATCTGGAAGCGCGGCGCGAGCGTCTGCACCTCGGCGATGATCTGCGACAGCTGCCCGCCAACCTGCTGCACGTCGAGCATGCCGCGGCGCACTTCCTCGGAGAACTTGTCCATCCCCATCACGCCCGCCGACACCGCCGACTGGATTTCCTTCACCGTCTGCTCGATGTCGTAGGTCGCCACCGCCGTCTGGTCGGCGAGGCGGCGGATCTCGGTCGCGACGACCGCGAAGCCGCGGCCGTACTCGCCGGCCTTCTCGGCCTCGATCGCCGCGTTCAGCGACAGCAGGTTGGTCTGGTCGGCCACCTTGGTGATCGTCGCCACCACCTGGTTGATGTTCAGCGCCTTCTCGTTGAGGATCGCGAGCTTCGCGTTCACCGAACCGGCCGCGTCCATCACGCTGCGCATCGTCTCGCCCATCCGCGTGAGCCCGCTCTGGCTCACGCCCGCGAGCGTCGCCGACTGCTCGGCCACGCCGGCCACTTCGTTCATCGTGCGCAGCAGGTCGCGCGACGTCGCGAAGATCTCGCGCGACGTCGCGCCGATCTCGGTCGTCGTCGCCGCGGTTTCGTTCGCGGTCGCCTGCTGCTCGCGCGACGTCGCCGCGATCTCGGCCACCGACGTCGTCACCTGCAGCGACGACTGCTGCGCGCGTGCGACGAGCTCGGTCAGCTCGTCGGCCATCCGGTTGAAGCCCGTCTCGAGCGTGCCGAATTCGTCGCGGCGGCGCAGGTCGAGGCGGTGCGTCAGGTTGCCGGTGCGCATCACGTCGTGCACCTCGACGAGCCGCGCCATCGGCACGGTCACCGAACGGTACAGCACGTAGCCGAGACCGAGCGCGGACAGCAGCACGAACGCCACCGCGACCGCGAGCACGACTTCGGTGTCCTGCACGGATTCGCGGATCAGCTTCGCGGATTGCTCGGCGAACTTGCGGTTTTCCTGCACCAGCACGTTCGCGTTGCGCACGACCTCGGTCCACGCGGGCAGCGTTTTCGCGTATGCGGCGACGGCCTCCTCGCGCGACACGCGGCTCTTCTGCACGGCTTCGTTCAGCAGCGGCACGTAGCGGTCGTACGCGCCGCGGAACGCCGCGAAGCGCTGCCGGTCGTCGTCGCGGAACGTCGTGCTCTGGTAGTCGACCGACAGCGATTCGATGTCCTTCAGCGCGTCGGAGATCTTCGCGAGATCGCGCTGCACGGTTTCGGCCTCTGTGTCGACGAAGGTCGCCTGCTGCAGCAGCGTGAACGATTCGTTGACCGAACCGCGCAGCGACGACGCGAGGTAGACGCCGGGCAGCGAGTCGCGCTCGATGCTGACGGCTTCGCTATTGATCGCGCGCAGGCGCTCGTAGGACACGCCGGCTGTCACCAGCATCAGCACGAACAGCACGCCGAAGCTGAGCAGGATGCGATTGCCGAGCGTCAGCCGGGCAGCGCCGATCGTCGGATGCAGGCTTTCATTGGTCGCGCGGGGCGTCACGGTGGCCATGTTCGTTATGGGCTTTATAAAATCTGCGTTGAAAAAATCCGCGCCCGCCTGCGCGCCGGACGGCGCGCCACGAGCGCATCGGGGTCTGCGGGCAGCGCGGCGCCGGCAGGCCGCGCCGCGAAATCACCGCTCCGCTTGCGCCGGCAGCCGAAGCGCGACCATGAAGCCGCGCGCCGTATTGCGCATCAGGATCTGGCCGCGATGCCGCGCCGCCGTCGCGCGGACGAACGCGAGCCCGAGGCCGAAGCCGCCGCGCGCCGC
This window of the Burkholderia lata genome carries:
- a CDS encoding hybrid sensor histidine kinase/response regulator, translating into MSGDDDLSHLSLLELYREETRTQTQALSERLLALESGEPDSVALEACMRAAHSLKGAARIVGVPLGVDIAGRMEECFVAAQAGTIALTATHVDVLLAGVDLLVRVGDPQGQPVTPTEIDVFAAALTGADGAQTMQAPSAVPPPMPPSVVPYREHEGAANEPVGASAAVPPLAVSGGVPDPAQAGRVAGAGAMRRVRADTLNRLLSLSGESLVESRWLKPFAESMLRVKRAQRDAARSLDLMYEQFADDLDAGMLASMNEVRHMLNDLQRSLAERMDEFDRFERRSTHIAEQLYDEALQCRMRPFGDATRAYPRIVRDLARSLGKQVRFSIVGEGTQVDRDILDLLDAPLGHLLRNAIDHGVDSPDARRARGKPAEASVTLEARHSAGSLLVSVIDDGPGVDMDALRAAVVRQRLTDDETAARLSDPELLEFLLLPGFSMRDAVTDVSGRGVGLDAVQEMVRGVRGAVRIFNEPGAGMRFVLQLPLTLSVIRSLLVEVGGEPYAFPLAHVRRTLELAHDDIDVLEGQPHFPFDGRRAGLVAAHQLLDAGEPDVARTSTAVVVVGGEPELYGVAVDRFLGERMLVVQPLDSRLNKIQNIAAGALLENGDPVLIVDVEDLIRSVDKLVRGGQLARLTRDPQLALADRRRRVLVVDDSLTVRELERKLLEKRGYDVTVAVDGMEGWNAVRSDAFDLVVTDVDMPRMDGIELVTLIKGDPMLKRLPVMIVSYKDRDEDRRRGLDAGADYYLAKSSFHDEALLDAVHDLIGDARG
- a CDS encoding methyl-accepting chemotaxis protein; this encodes MATVTPRATNESLHPTIGAARLTLGNRILLSFGVLFVLMLVTAGVSYERLRAINSEAVSIERDSLPGVYLASSLRGSVNESFTLLQQATFVDTEAETVQRDLAKISDALKDIESLSVDYQSTTFRDDDRQRFAAFRGAYDRYVPLLNEAVQKSRVSREEAVAAYAKTLPAWTEVVRNANVLVQENRKFAEQSAKLIRESVQDTEVVLAVAVAFVLLSALGLGYVLYRSVTVPMARLVEVHDVMRTGNLTHRLDLRRRDEFGTLETGFNRMADELTELVARAQQSSLQVTTSVAEIAATSREQQATANETAATTTEIGATSREIFATSRDLLRTMNEVAGVAEQSATLAGVSQSGLTRMGETMRSVMDAAGSVNAKLAILNEKALNINQVVATITKVADQTNLLSLNAAIEAEKAGEYGRGFAVVATEIRRLADQTAVATYDIEQTVKEIQSAVSAGVMGMDKFSEEVRRGMLDVQQVGGQLSQIIAEVQTLAPRFQMVNEGMQTQANGAEQITQALSQLSEAAQQTAESLRQSSQAIDDLTLVANQLRTSVSRFKVDA
- a CDS encoding chemotaxis protein CheW yields the protein MTRADPQNGAHALFLMFELDGERYALDAAGIDEVLPLAVTKAVPGAPEWIAGLLMRGGQPVPVIDVPMLALGRRAHALRSTRLVMVRYRADEAGGERTIGLIVERATQTMRIDRAAFRSSGISTARTRWLGPVANTPDGVVQQVSVSDLIDDVARLYLFDGLPGHGGESA
- a CDS encoding CheR family methyltransferase, with product MKESESRFRGWLLRETGIDPDSLGNDFLTRALTERVHALQADGERLPSAARPPVTQDALDAYWQQLNASADERRALIELFVVPETWFFRDREAFATLARFATERLAALPGRVIRVLSAPCSTGEEPYSAAMALLDAGLDPASFTIDAIDLSARAIEQARLGCYGRNAFRGTATEFRARHFTPTRDGWLLDERVRACVQFSQANLVEPAVDTGIRYDFVFCRNVLIYFDRDAQDRVIRSLDERLADDGMLFVGPAETGVAMRHGMRSARVPLAFAFHREPAGAAADVFAARPAAPLSAAAPYRRAERFTVAPLAATRPVLAVVPPAWLGDAGQPFAAAPPPAMHTAAFDARADLPVAMAEPASSLAPVAESAAPTLEDAQALANAGAFDEAERVLAQFSARVGPHADAFYLNGLIADARGRATEAGDFYRKALYLRPTHHEALTHLATLLDVGGDRAGAQWLLERARRSAG
- a CDS encoding chemotaxis protein CheW translates to MNRAAAAIDETTIDVDDCWNRIGTRGDRTCERLNDCLRCLNCSVYAYHAAKLLERPLDGAEMADTTRRMSATGAPHVHDADADTHHAALAFRVADEWLALPIGVLREIAGTRPIHSLPHRRNSAVRGVVNIRGTLRIAISIGALLGLDAGKGGSGGDDGRFTRLLVAAHQGEPVVFPVDEVEGVLRFGPSDWVPVPATVGRASAGLSRGVLSWRGKSVGLLDDDRLFDAVTRSMR